One genomic segment of Hordeum vulgare subsp. vulgare chromosome 2H, MorexV3_pseudomolecules_assembly, whole genome shotgun sequence includes these proteins:
- the LOC123425709 gene encoding sugar transport protein MST6 yields MAGGAVVNTGGGKDYPGKLTMFVLFACIVAATGGLIFGYDIGISGGVTSMNPFLMKFFPGVYHKEQEAERNQSNQYCKFDSQLLTMFTSSLYLAALVASFFAATVSRVAGRKWSMFAGGVTFLVGAALNGAAKNVLMLILGRVLLGIGVGFANQSVPVYLSEMAPARLRGMLNIGFQLMVTIGILCANLINYGTSKIKGGWGWRVSLALAAVPAGIIAIGALFLPDTPNSLIDRGYTDDAKKMLRRVRGTDDVEEEYSDLVAASDESKLVSHPWRNILQRRYRPQLTFAIAIPFFQQLTGINVIMFYAPVLFKTLGFADDASLMSAVITGLVNVFATFVSIVTVDRLGRRKLFLQGGTQMLACQIVVGSLIGAKFGFTGVADIPRGYAAFVVFFICAYVAGFAWSWGPLGWLVPSEIFPLEIRSAGQSITVSMNMLCTFIIAQAFLPMLCRFKFMLFFFFGAWVIVMTLFVAFFLPETKNVPIEEMVLVWKAHWYWGRFIRDEDVHVGADVEMRSNGNGKIQAAKLP; encoded by the exons ATGGCCGGCGGCGCGGTTGTGAACACCGGAGGGGGGAAGGACTACCCCGGCAAGCTCACCATGTTCGTGCTCTTCGCCTGCATCGTCGCCGCCACCGGCGGCCTCATCTTCGGATATGACATAGGCATCTCCG GTGGCGTGACCTCGATGAACCCCTTCCTGATGAAGTTCTTTCCGGGCGTGTACCACAAGGAGCAGGAGGCAGAGCGGAACCAGAGCAACCAGTACTGCAAGTTCGACAGCCAGCTGCTCACCATGTTCACCTCCTCGCTCTACCTCGCCGCGCTCGTCGCTTCCTTCTTCGCCGCCACCGTCAGCCGCGTCGCCGGCCGCAAGTGGTCCATGTTCGCCGGCGGGGTCACCTTCCTCGTCGGCGCCGCGCTCAACGGCGCCGCCAAGAACGTCCTCATGCTCATCCTCGGACGCGTCCTGCTCGGCATCGGGGTCGGCTTCGCCAACCAG TCGGTGCCGGTGTACCTGTCGGAGATGGCGCCGGCGAGGCTGAGGGGGATGCTCAACATTGGGTTCCAGCTGATGGTCACGATCGGCATCCTGTGCGCGAACCTGATCAACTACGGGACGTCCAAGATCAAGGGCGGGTGGGGCTGGCGCGTGAGCCTCGCCCTGGCCGCGGTACCGGCCGGAATCATCGCCATCGGCGCGCTCTTCCTCCCCGACACCCCCAACTCCCTCATCGACCGCGGCTACACCGACGATGCCAAGAAGATGCTCCGGCGCGTGCGCGGCACGGACGACGTCGAGGAGGAGTACAGCGACCTGGTGGCCGCCAGCGATGAGTCCAAGCTCGTGAGCCACCCGTGGCGCAACATCCTCCAGCGCCGCTACCGGCCGCAGCTCACCTTCGCGATCGCCATCCCCTTCTTCCAGCAGCTCACCGGCATCAACGTCATCATGTTCTACGCGCCCGTGCTCTTCAAGACGCTCGGGTTCGCCGACGACGCGTCCCTCATGTCCGCCGTCATCACCGGCCTCGTCAACGTCTTCGCCACCTTCGTGTCCATCGTGACCGTGGACCGCCTGGGCCGCCGCAAGCTCTTCCTGCAGGGCGGCACCCAGATGCTGGCCTGCCAGATCGTGGTCGGCAGCCTGATCGGCGCCAAGTTCGGGTTCACCGGCGTGGCGGACATCCCCAGGGGGTACGCGGCGTTCGTGGTGTTCTTCATCTGCGCGTACGTGGCCGGGTTCGCATGGTCCTGGGGCCCGCTCGGGTGGCTCGTCCCCAGCGAGATCTTCCCGCTGGAGATCAGGTCGGCGGGGCAGAGCATCACGGTGTCGATGAACATGCTGTGCACCTTCATCATCGCGCAGGCGTTCCTCCCCATGCTCTGCCGCTTCAAGTtcatgctcttcttcttcttcggggcgtGGGTGATCGTCATGACCCTCTTCGTCGCATTCTTCCTGCCGGAGACCAAGAACGTGCCCATCGAGGAGATGGTGCTCGTGTGGAAGGCGCACTGGTACTGGGGCCGCTTCATCCGCGACGAGGACGTGCACGTCGGCGCCGACGTCGAGATGCGCTCCAACGGCAACGGCAAGATCCAGGCTGCCAAGCTCCCGTGA